In the Neospora caninum Liverpool complete genome, chromosome Ia genome, one interval contains:
- a CDS encoding putative TPR domain-containing protein, giving the protein MATGALSQAPPSCDATSAPAASRAQASAPASQVVETDDDGLFDWNVSPEYLQHLQQKYKDENFPLFMDDLPENLEENPHLLALQQLAYEGETAKSVAEKLKKEGNSWLTLGARNEEEKQEREEQQKKEGKPQESPAKSKRYNARMALECYSAGLEQQCGDKTLEAVLFSNRAQCHLILGELVACVNDCRSAIRLDPSNVKAYYRAGRASFLLELFRQSSAFATAGLERDPNNADMKQLRDAAQTRWEKKEKAKAEQRLKEKEHKKPSVSEVLQSRGITVAAPVYSIAPVVSHCSGPYVQLDEAGRPRLFFTVVLLLDEVMLTETIVDFDEDKSLGFYLCHMFPASSSEKHRSAEEPDFPSWDVEQKYTVDRMRAYYECGMPGDLLFDVPLDAPLALLLQIVKRIAGVPVFHILVEKTAAHEQFLEGAFVEVLQIPKEP; this is encoded by the exons ATGGCGACAGGTGCACTCTCGCAGGCGCCTCCCTCCTGCGACGCGACTTCCGCTCCAGCGGCTTCCCGCGCGCaggcctcggcgcctgcgtcgcagGTTGTCGAAACTGACGACGACGGGCTCTTTGACTGGAACGTCAGCCCCGAGTACCTGCAGCATCTCCAACAGAAATACAAGGACGAGAACTTCCCACTGTTCATGGACGACCTGCCGGAGAACCTGGAGGAGAACCCGCACCTGCTTGCCCTACAGCAACTCGCGTACGAGGGCGAGACCGCGAAGAGCGTCgcggagaagctgaagaaggaaggcaacTCCTGGCTGACCCTCGGCGCGAGGAAtgaggaggagaaacaggagcgGGAGGAacaacagaagaaggaggggaaaCCCCAGGAGTCGCCCGCGAAAAGCAAGAGATACAACGCGAGGATGGCCCTCGAGTGCTACTCTGCC GGACTGGAACAGCAATGTGGAGATAAGACTCTCGAGGCCGTTCTTTTCTCAAACCGTGCTCAATGTCACCTCATTCTTGGCGAGCTCGTGGCCTGCGTCAACGACTGTCGGTCCGCTATCCGCCTCGATCCCTCGAATGTCAAAGC CTACTACCGCGCAGGTCGAGCGTCGTTTCTGCTGGAACTGTTTCGGCAGAGCTCAGCGTTCGCCACTGCGGGGCTGGAGAGAGACCCGAACAACGCAGATATGAAGCAGTTGCGCGACGCGGCGCAGACCCgctgggagaagaaggaaaaggcaaaagccGAGCAGCGCCTCAAGGAAAAAGAACACAAGAAACCCTCGGTGTCGGAAGTTCTACAGTCTCGCG GCATCACAGTCGCGGCGCCTGTCTACTCCATCGCTCCAGTGGTTTCCCACTGCTCAGGGCCCTACGTGCAGTTGGACGAGGCGGGGAGGCCGCGTCTGTTCTTCAccgtcgttcttctccttgaCGAAGTGATGCTCACGGAAACGATCGTCGACTTCGATGAAGACAAGAGTCTCGGGTTCTACCTGTGCCACATGTTCCCCGCATCCTCTTCCGAAAAGCACAGATCAGCGGAGGAGCCAGACTTCCCTTCTTGGGACGTGGAGCAGAAGTACACTGTCGACCGCATGCGTGCGTATTACGAG TGTGGAATGCCAGGCGACCTCCTTTTCGATGTTCCCCTTGACGCGCCGCTGGCCCTTCTGCTTCAGATCGTGAAGCGCATTGCAGGCGTCCCGGTCTTCCACATCCTC